The Candidatus Sulfotelmatobacter sp. genomic sequence GTAGGCGCGGCGCGAGGCCGGCGTGCCGACGCTGTTCATCGCCACCACCAGATCGCGGAAGCCCCAGGCTTCGAACAGATCCACGAACAGGTTGATCATCTCGACGTCGGCGCCCGGGGCCGGCGTGCCGATGATCTCCGCGCCCACCTGCCAGAATTGGCGATAGCGTCCCTTTTGTGGACGGCCGTAGCGGAACATCGGCCCCAGGTACCACAGGCGATGAACGCGCCCCTGGCCGGCGAGGCCGTGCTCGAGATAGGCGCGTCCGACCCCGGCGGTGTTCTCGGGACGCAGCGCGAGATCGCGATCACCGAGGTCCTTGAAGCGATACATCTCCTTCTGCACGACGTCCGAGGATTCGCCCGAAGTGCGAGCGAACAGCTCGAATTCCTCGAAGATCGGGGTG encodes the following:
- a CDS encoding ATP phosphoribosyltransferase regulatory subunit, producing the protein MGLKFQAPRGTRDLLPDEIARWQWVEARAREVLGRYRYREIRTPIFEEFELFARTSGESSDVVQKEMYRFKDLGDRDLALRPENTAGVGRAYLEHGLAGQGRVHRLWYLGPMFRYGRPQKGRYRQFWQVGAEIIGTPAPGADVEMINLFVDLFEAWGFRDLVVAMNSVGTPASRRAY